From Mus musculus strain C57BL/6J chromosome 8, GRCm38.p6 C57BL/6J, a single genomic window includes:
- the Rpl13 gene encoding 60S ribosomal protein L13: MAPSRNGMILKPHFHKDWQQRVDTWFNQPARKIRRRKARQAKARRIAPRPASGPIRPIVRCPTVRYHTKVRAGRGFSLEELRVAGIHKKVARTIGISVDPRRRNKSTESLQANVQRLKEYRSKLILFPRKPSAPKKGDSSAEELKLATQLTGPVMPIRNVYKKEKARVITEEEKNFKAFASLRMARANARLFGIRAKRAKEAAEQDVEKKK, encoded by the exons ATGGCGCCCAGCCGGAATGGCATGATACTGAAGCCCCACTTCCACAAGGATTGGCAGCAGCGAGTGGACACTTGGTTCAACCAGCCGGCGCGCAAGATCCGCAG GCGCAAGGCCCGGCAGGCGAAAGCGCGTCGCATCGCCCCTCGCCCCGCGTCCGGCCCCATCAGGCCCATCGTGAGGTGCCCTACAGTGAGATACCACACCAAGGTCCGGGCTGGCAGGGGCTTCAGCCTGGAGGAGCTCAGG GTGGCTGGCATCCACAAGAAAGTGGCTCGCACCATCGGCATCTCTGTGGACCCGAGGAGGCGAAACAAGTCCACGGAGTCACTGCAGGCCAACGTGCAGCGCCTGAAGGAGTACCGCTCCAAGCTCATCCTGTTCCCCAGGAAGCCTTCTGCTCCGAAGAAGGGAGACAGTTCT GCTGAAGAACTTAAGCTGGCCACCCAGCTGACAGGACCTGTGATGCCCATCCGGAAT gtgtacaaaaaggaaaaggccagagttatcacagaagaagagaagaactTTAAGGCTTTTGCCAGTCTCCGAATGGCCCGTGCCAATGCCCGACTCTTTGGCATCCGAGCAAAAAGGGCGAAGGAAGCTGCAGAGCaagatgttgaaaagaaaaaataa
- the Cpne7 gene encoding copine-7, which yields MSGDSERAVAPGVVPAPCASKVELRLSCRHLLDRDPLTKSDPSVVLLQQAQGQWLQVDRTEVVKSSLHPVFSKVFTVDYYFEGVQKLRFEVYDTHGPSGLTCQDDDFLGGMECTLGQIVAQKKMTRPLLLRFGRNAGKSTITVIAEDISGNNGYVELSFQARKLDDKDLFSKSDPFLELYRVNDDGSEQLVYRTEVVKNNLNPVWEPFKVSLNSLCSCEETRPLKCLVWDYDSRGKHDFIGDFTTTFAEMQKAFEEEQQAQWDCVNAKYKQKKRNYKNSGVVILADLKLHRVHSFLDYIMGGCQIHCTVAIDFTASNGDPRNSCSLHHINPYQPNEYLRALVAVGEVCQDYDSDKRFSALGFGARIPPKYEVSHDFAINFNPEDDECEGIQGVVEAYQNCLPKVQLYGPTNVAPIISKVARMAAAEESTGEASQYYILLILTDGVVTDMSDTREAIVRASHLPMSVIIVGVGNADFTDMQILDGDDGVLRSPRGEPALRDIVQFVPFRELKNASPAALAKCVLAEVPKQVVEYYSHKELPPRSLGAQTGEAAASSAP from the exons ATGAGCGGCGACTCGGAGCGCGCGGTGGCCCCGGGGGTGGTGCCTGCACCCTGCGCCTCGAAGGTGGAGCTGCGGCTGAGCTGCCGGCACCTGCTGGACCGGGACCCATTGACCAAGTCCGACCCCAGCGTGGTGCTGCTGCAGCAGGCACAGGGCCAGTGGCTACAG GTGGACAGAACAGAGGTGGTGAAGAGCAGCCTGCATCCTGTGTTCTCCAAGGTCTTCACTGTCGACTACTACTTCGAGGGGGTGCAGAAGCTACGGTTTGAGGTGTATGACACCCACGGGCCTAGTGGGCTGACTTGCCAGGATGATGACTTCCTAGGGGGCATGGAGTGTACCCTGGGTCAA ATTGTGGCCCAGAAGAAGATGACACGGCCATTGCTGTTGCGATTCGGCAGGAATGCTGGCAAGTCCACCATCACG GTGATAGCAGAGGACATCTCTGGGAACAACGGCTATGTGGAGCTCTCCTTCCAGGCCCGGAAACTGGATGACAAG GACCTCTTCAGCAAGTCGGACCCCTTCCTAGAGCTGTATCGGGTTAATGACGACGGGAGTGAGCAGCTCGTGTACAGGACAGAG GTAGTGAAGAACAATCTTAACCCAGTGTGGGAACCCTTCAAGGTGTCCCTGAATTCACTCTGCAGCTGCGAGGAGACACGGCCTCTGAAG TGCCTGGTCTGGGACTATGACTCCCGAGGAAAGCATGACTTCATTGGCGACTTCACCACCACGTTCGCAGAGATGCAGAAGGCCTTtgaggaggagcagcag GCCCAGTGGGACTGTGTGAATGCCAAGTACAAACAGAAGAAGCGCAATTACAAGAATTCCGGGGTGGTGATCCTGGCAGACCTGAAG CTCCACAGGGTCCACTCCTTCCTGGATTACATCATGGGTGGCTGCCAGATCCACTGTACG GTAGCCATCGACTTCACAGCCTCCAACGGTGACCCGAGGAACAGCTGCTCCCTCCACCACATCAACCCTTACCAGCCCAACGAGTACCTGAGGGCATTGGTGGCAGTGGGCGAGGTCTGCCAGGATTATGACAG TGACAAGCGGTTTTCTGCTCTGGGATTTGGAGCCCGGATCCCTCCCAAGTATGAG GTGTCCCACGACTTTGCCATCAATTTCAACCCTGAGGACGATGAGTGTGAAG GAATCCAGGGCGTGGTGGAGGCCTACCAGAACTGCCTGCCGAAGGTTCAGCTCTACGGCCCCACCAACGTGGCACCCATCATCTCTAAGGTGGCCCGCATGGCAGCGGCTGAGGAGAGCACAGGAGAGGCTTCT CAATATTACATACTGCTGATCCTCACGGACGGTGTGGTGACGGATATGTCGGACACTCGAGAGGCCATTGTGCGTGCCTCCCACCTGCCCATGTCTGTCATCATTGTTGGGGTGGGCAACGCTGACTTCACAGATATGCAAATCTTAGACGGGGATGATGGAGTCCTGCGTTCCCCACGGGGCGAGCCTGCACTCCGGGACATCGTTCAGTTTGTGCCCTTCCGTGAGCTAAAGAAC GCATCCCCCGCAGCACTGGCCAAGTGTGTGTTGGCCGAGGTGCCAAAGCAGGTGGTTGAATACTACAGCCACAAGGAGCTGCCTCCTCGAAGCCTTGGCGCCCAGACTGGAGAGGCTGCTGCCAGCTCAGCGCCATGA
- the Cpne7 gene encoding copine-7 isoform X1, whose amino-acid sequence MTRPLLLRFGRNAGKSTITVIAEDISGNNGYVELSFQARKLDDKDLFSKSDPFLELYRVNDDGSEQLVYRTEVVKNNLNPVWEPFKVSLNSLCSCEETRPLKCLVWDYDSRGKHDFIGDFTTTFAEMQKAFEEEQQAQWDCVNAKYKQKKRNYKNSGVVILADLKLHRVHSFLDYIMGGCQIHCTVAIDFTASNGDPRNSCSLHHINPYQPNEYLRALVAVGEVCQDYDSDKRFSALGFGARIPPKYEVSHDFAINFNPEDDECEGIQGVVEAYQNCLPKVQLYGPTNVAPIISKVARMAAAEESTGEASQYYILLILTDGVVTDMSDTREAIVRASHLPMSVIIVGVGNADFTDMQILDGDDGVLRSPRGEPALRDIVQFVPFRELKNASPAALAKCVLAEVPKQVVEYYSHKELPPRSLGAQTGEAAASSAP is encoded by the exons ATGACACGGCCATTGCTGTTGCGATTCGGCAGGAATGCTGGCAAGTCCACCATCACG GTGATAGCAGAGGACATCTCTGGGAACAACGGCTATGTGGAGCTCTCCTTCCAGGCCCGGAAACTGGATGACAAG GACCTCTTCAGCAAGTCGGACCCCTTCCTAGAGCTGTATCGGGTTAATGACGACGGGAGTGAGCAGCTCGTGTACAGGACAGAG GTAGTGAAGAACAATCTTAACCCAGTGTGGGAACCCTTCAAGGTGTCCCTGAATTCACTCTGCAGCTGCGAGGAGACACGGCCTCTGAAG TGCCTGGTCTGGGACTATGACTCCCGAGGAAAGCATGACTTCATTGGCGACTTCACCACCACGTTCGCAGAGATGCAGAAGGCCTTtgaggaggagcagcag GCCCAGTGGGACTGTGTGAATGCCAAGTACAAACAGAAGAAGCGCAATTACAAGAATTCCGGGGTGGTGATCCTGGCAGACCTGAAG CTCCACAGGGTCCACTCCTTCCTGGATTACATCATGGGTGGCTGCCAGATCCACTGTACG GTAGCCATCGACTTCACAGCCTCCAACGGTGACCCGAGGAACAGCTGCTCCCTCCACCACATCAACCCTTACCAGCCCAACGAGTACCTGAGGGCATTGGTGGCAGTGGGCGAGGTCTGCCAGGATTATGACAG TGACAAGCGGTTTTCTGCTCTGGGATTTGGAGCCCGGATCCCTCCCAAGTATGAG GTGTCCCACGACTTTGCCATCAATTTCAACCCTGAGGACGATGAGTGTGAAG GAATCCAGGGCGTGGTGGAGGCCTACCAGAACTGCCTGCCGAAGGTTCAGCTCTACGGCCCCACCAACGTGGCACCCATCATCTCTAAGGTGGCCCGCATGGCAGCGGCTGAGGAGAGCACAGGAGAGGCTTCT CAATATTACATACTGCTGATCCTCACGGACGGTGTGGTGACGGATATGTCGGACACTCGAGAGGCCATTGTGCGTGCCTCCCACCTGCCCATGTCTGTCATCATTGTTGGGGTGGGCAACGCTGACTTCACAGATATGCAAATCTTAGACGGGGATGATGGAGTCCTGCGTTCCCCACGGGGCGAGCCTGCACTCCGGGACATCGTTCAGTTTGTGCCCTTCCGTGAGCTAAAGAAC GCATCCCCCGCAGCACTGGCCAAGTGTGTGTTGGCCGAGGTGCCAAAGCAGGTGGTTGAATACTACAGCCACAAGGAGCTGCCTCCTCGAAGCCTTGGCGCCCAGACTGGAGAGGCTGCTGCCAGCTCAGCGCCATGA